The stretch of DNA AGCTTTGCCAATACCAATAAGAAATGTGAAAAATAACATTACCCAGATTGAAAAATATCCAGTCAAAATCAGTACAAATGGTATAATGTACAAACCAAGCATTGTTGCTGTTTTAATGGCAAAATGATGATTGCCATATTTAGAAATTTCATTTTCTTTGAAATAATTATCTACATTTTTGCGAAGTGTAGAAAAAAAATCAGCCTTGCTTGTTGGGTAAAATCGCAACTTGGCGGCTTGAGGGTCGTTTTTGCGACTCATAATGAAAAATAGTATTTTAAGATTGTGTGTGATTGATTGACTAGCCCTCAACACTCCCAAAACCAAAGTATGATACTTTATATAAACGGTATTATAAAGAAGAATTAAAAGCTATATATTGTACCCTTTGATAGTATGGGTATAACTGTCACTTAAATTTTAAGTAAAACATAAGCACTTTATCTCTGAGACAAAGTGCTTATGTTTTTTGCAGGCAACACAGTTTTAGGCATGGGTAGGCTGTAACTCATTGCTTCCCAAAGCCTTCAAGGTTTTTAGGTGAGAAACTATAGCACTGCGAAATGTAGGCATTTCATTGTAAGGCAGGTTAAACTCTAGTGCGGTGTTTTTCACAATTTCAGAAAGAGCTTTGTAATGCACATGGCATATATGAGGGAACAAGTGGTGCTCTATTTGGAAGTTAAGCCCTCCTATGTACCACGATAATAGCTTATTATTACGGGCAAAGTCGGCGGTGGTGTGTAGCTGGTGTACAGCCCAGGTATTTTCCAGGTTTTGTCCATTTTCTGGAATATGATGATGTTCTGTATCTTCTACTACGTGCGCCATCTGAAAAATTACACTCAAAATAAACCCTGTAGTGAAGTGAGCTACACAGAAGCCAATCAGTAGTTGCCACCAGGTAATATCAACCAATAACAAAGGTAAACCAATAGCTACTAGCAGATAAAGAATTTTGGTAGAAAAAAGAATAAGAACTTCTTTTGCCTGGTTGGTATTTTTCTTTTTAAACTGAGAGTTTTTGCTGGTATAGCGAAACACCTTGACAAAGTCTTTAAAAAGCATCGAGAAGGTCATCAGGCTGTAGAGAGCAAACGCATAAATGTGTTGGTATTTATGTATTTTCTTTAGTTCAGCATAAGGCGATAAACGGATGATAAATTTTGTTTCTATATCTTCGTCTACTTCAAATACATTGGTATAGGTATGATGCAACACGTTATGTTGAATACGCCAGTTAAATGCACTGGCACCTAGTAGGTACATAGTACTTCCCAGTAGTTTATTGACTGTTTTAGACGGAGAAGTTGCTCCGTGGTTAGCATCATGCATGATACACATGCCTATACCAGCTTTGCCTACTCCAATCAAGAATGCGAAAAACAGCATTGCCCAGGCCGAAAAAAAGTTGGTAAGAATCAATACAAATGGTATTACATATAAACTCAGCATTGCAATAGTTTTGAATGCAAAGTGATTGT from Microscilla marina ATCC 23134 encodes:
- a CDS encoding fatty acid desaturase family protein, which produces MSHKNATQTASLRFSPTSKADFFSTLRKNVDNYFKENQISKYANNHFAFKTIAMLSLYVIPFVLILTNFFSAWAMLFFAFLIGVGKAGIGMCIMHDANHGATSPSKTVNKLLGSTMYLLGASAFNWRIQHNVLHHTYTNVFEVDEDIETKFIIRLSPYAELKKIHKYQHIYAFALYSLMTFSMLFKDFVKVFRYTSKNSQFKKKNTNQAKEVLILFSTKILYLLVAIGLPLLLVDITWWQLLIGFCVAHFTTGFILSVIFQMAHVVEDTEHHHIPENGQNLENTWAVHQLHTTADFARNNKLLSWYIGGLNFQIEHHLFPHICHVHYKALSEIVKNTALEFNLPYNEMPTFRSAIVSHLKTLKALGSNELQPTHA